The following proteins come from a genomic window of Azoarcus sp. PA01:
- a CDS encoding CBS domain-containing protein yields the protein MDSLPGKPLSLLERLSALLSREPEDRGELMALLHSAFERNLLDADALSIIEGTLQMSDLQVSDVMVPRSQMEVIGVDDPMDKIASFVIETGHSRFPTVGESKDDVVGIFLAKDLLRYFVGQEFELREALRPAVFVPETKRLNVLLRDFRVSRNHMAIVVDEYGGVAGLVTIEDVLEQIVGEIEDEYDSDFAGDNIRLMQDGRYRVKATTEIADFNTAFATNFSDADVDTIGGLVIRALGRLPQRGDTVILGDMKVQVLRADSRRVYTLLVEHAVPVADARQA from the coding sequence ATGGACAGCCTCCCCGGTAAACCCCTTTCATTGCTCGAGCGCCTTTCGGCGCTGCTGTCGCGCGAGCCCGAAGACCGCGGCGAACTGATGGCGCTGCTGCACTCGGCGTTCGAGCGCAACCTGCTCGATGCCGATGCGCTCTCGATCATCGAAGGCACGCTGCAGATGTCGGACCTGCAGGTCAGCGACGTCATGGTGCCGCGTTCTCAGATGGAGGTGATCGGGGTCGACGACCCGATGGACAAGATCGCCAGCTTCGTCATCGAGACCGGCCATTCGCGCTTTCCGACCGTCGGCGAAAGCAAGGACGACGTCGTCGGCATCTTTCTCGCGAAGGACCTGCTGCGTTATTTCGTCGGGCAGGAGTTCGAGTTGCGCGAGGCGTTGCGACCGGCGGTGTTCGTGCCGGAGACCAAGCGCCTGAACGTGCTGCTGCGCGATTTTCGCGTCAGCCGCAACCACATGGCGATCGTCGTCGACGAGTACGGCGGGGTCGCCGGGCTCGTGACGATCGAGGACGTGCTCGAGCAGATCGTCGGAGAAATCGAGGACGAATACGACAGCGACTTCGCCGGCGACAACATCCGGCTCATGCAGGACGGGCGTTACCGGGTCAAGGCGACGACCGAGATCGCCGACTTCAACACCGCTTTCGCGACCAATTTCAGCGACGCCGACGTCGATACGATCGGCGGCCTGGTGATCCGCGCGCTCGGCCGGTTGCCGCAGCGTGGCGACACCGTGATCCTCGGAGACATGAAGGTCCAGGTGCTGCGCGCGGACAGTCGACGGGTATATACGCTGCTCGTCGAGCACGCGGTGCCGGTCGCGGATGCGAGACAGGCGTGA